The Pseudanabaena sp. ABRG5-3 genome includes the window AATTGGTGGGGCAGCATTTTTCTTAATCGGATTTGCGGATGACCTATTCAACTTACCGCCATTACCGCGATTAATTGCCCAGTTAGCGGTATCTGCCGCCGCTTGGCGCGTGGGTGTGCGTATTGACTTTATCTCAGTCCCATTTCTCGGCATTATCAAGTTTGGCTGGCTCAGTTTACCGATCACGATGGTCTGGCTGTCAGGCATGGCAAATGCGATCAATTGGCTTGATGGACTTGATGGACTTGCCGCAGGTGTAACGACGATTGCCGCCGCAGTAATTTTAATCACTAGTCTGTTTATGAACCAACCTGCGGCAGCTTTGATTGCAGCGGCGCTAGCAGGTGGTTGTTTAGGATTTTTACGCTACAACTTCAAACCGAAAAGTTCTGCGGAAATCTTTATGGGTGATGGAGGCGCATACTTTTTGGGCTTTACTCTTGCAGGGGTCAGCGTTATTGGTTTAGTTAAGGCTGTGGCAACGGTTGCCCTAATTATGCCCTACATGATTCTGGCTGTGCCAATTGTGGACGCGACGGCGGTAATTTTGCAACGTATTGGCAGAGGTGAGTCACCAATGGCGGCGGGTAAACAGCATTTACACCATCGCCTTGTCCAAGCAGGTGTATCCAAACGCCTCACAGTTTTATTTATCTATGCCCTCACCCTATGGGTTGGTAGTATTGCGATGGCAATTTCAGGAATGCCAGCAGGGGGAACCTATGCAGCAATTAGTACTTTACTAATGGTTTATGCCTGTTGGAAGGTCTGGCAACGTATAAAAGCTAAAGAAGAGCGATCGCAAAAAGAGCAAGCTTCCCAAGTTAGCGATCGTTAAGAAAGAGATTCGGTACTTTGTACCGAATCTCTTTCTTTGATTATCTTTAGCAGAATTGTCTATAGCAGTGAAAGTTTTGCTTAGGACCTTAGTACAGGACAAAAAGTTGCAAAAGTAGAGAGGAAGGGGTTTTATAAAAGATAACCACATCACAAATAAAACCCCTGTGAAAGAGATTAACCTATTTCGCGAAAAGTTGCATGAGCATCTGCAATGGAATGGAGCAAGACTAGCATTTGTATCGATGTTCTTGATTGCACTAATGCGAGTAAAGACAGTAAACCTAACCGAAATCGCTACAGGATTTAGTGGTAAAGCCAAAGTCGAATCGCACTATAAGCGGTTACAGAGATTTTTTCGAGAGTTTGAAGTGGACTATGAAAGCATCGCTTTAATGGTCGTCAAAGTGATGAAAATACCCGAACCATGGGTAATTTCCATCGACCGCACCGATTGGAAATTCGGCAAGATGGTGTTTAATGTGCTGACCTTGGGAGTAGTGCATCACGGTATCGCCTTCCCGTTGGTATGGATGATGCTGGACAAAAAAGGTAACTCGAACACCCGTGAACGATGTGAATTGTGTAATCGATTTCTGGAAATATTTGGAGACGGCAAAATCGACTTTTTGACCGCAGACCGTGAATTTGTGGGGGAAGAATGGTTTGATTACTTGCTTTGTGACCCATCTACCCGTTTTCGTATCCGTATTCGCAAAAACACCTTGCTTGATGATGGGCAGAAACAACTACGGGCTGATGTTTGTTTCCAAGATCTCCAAGTTGGTCAATCAAAAGTATTGTCCAAGCCCAGACTAGTTTGGCAACATTGGCTTTATATTGCGGCTATGCGTCTTGATGATGGTGATTTGTTAATTGTTGCCACTGCTCATGACCATAATAGGGCTATTGCTGACTATGCTAAGCGTTGGGCGATTGAGACTTTATTTGGGTGTTTTAAATCTCGTGGCTTTTGTTTGGAGGCTACTCACATTCAACACCCTGAACGCCTTTCTAAACTTATTGCTTTACTAACTCTGGCTTTATGTTGGGCTTTTTCTTCTGGGCTTTGGCTTGCTCAAATCAATCCCCTCAAACCTAAAAAACATGGTCGCTTACCTAAAAGTATTTTTCGTCTTGGTTTTGATTTCCTGCGTCACTTCATCTTTGACTTACATCTCAATTCCCAAGCCTTCTTTAACTCCATTAAATTTTTGTCCTGTACTTAGGCTTAGGACATAAAACCCAAATAAACAAAGACGGCGCGAAGCGCTGTCTTTGTTTATTTGGGTTTTGATTTGCATAGTATGCCTCCCTCTTTTTGTCATGACTTCTCTACAATTTAACTTAACTTTTAAACTATAGCGATCGCTGCTAACCCTTATAGAGAGCGAATCAATACCTCTAAGTTTCTAGCTTCAACTGGAAAAGCTTAAAATAGCTTCAGGATGGTTGCTGGCTATACTAATTGATTGCAAGGATTATGGATAAAAGTCGTGGTTAGCCAAACGCAGCAAGCAGGTAGAAGTTTTGATGCTTCTCTAGATGTCTCAAAATATGAAGCGAAGACACAGGAAATCGCGAAAAAGATTTTAAGTGGCAATGAGAAAAGTTCTTTTTGGTCGAAATTATCGCAAATTAAAGATGAATTGCGCCTTGATGACAAGCTGATGGCTTGGACGATGGAAAATGAAGGCTTACGGGTGCAATTATTTAGATTGATCGATTGCTTGCCAGCATTACAAAGTAAAGCCGAAATCGCAAGGCATATGCAGGAATATCTCGCCAGTGATGCGGTGGAAGTTCCTGCTTTACGCGCTTTATTGAATTTCAGCACCGACAATCCCAATTCGATTCCTGCCACAGCCGCAGCAACAACCCTTTCAACTGCCGTGGCAACTCTCGCTAAGCGCTATATTTGCGGTGAGAACTTATCAGAGGCAACTAAATCCATTGAGAAACTGCGGCGCGATCGCTTTGGTTTTACGATGGACTTGCTCGGTGAGGCAGTCATTAGTGAAGTAGAAGCAGGTGAATATCTTAATCGCTATATTGGCATGATGGAGGATTTGTCGAACAAGGCAAAGAATTGGGGCTTGATCGATCAGATTGATAAAGCTGATGGAGAAGAACTTAAGCGTGTGCAAGTTTCCGTAAAACTTAGCGCTTTTTATTCCCAATTCGATCCTTTAGATCCAGTAAAAACGACAGAGAAAGTCAGCGAACCAGCGAGAATTTTATTGCGTAAAGCTCAGGCTTTAGGCTGTGGCATCCATTTTGATATGGAGCAGTATGAATTCAAATCCCTCACCTTGCAGATTCTCAAACAAGTCTTGATGGAACCAGAATTCCGCGATCGCACTGATGTAGGAATTACACTGCAAGGCTATTTGCGTGACAGTGAGCAGGACTTGCGCGATTTAGTGGAATGGGCAAAGTTGCGCGGTAAGCCTGTGACGGTGCGCCTCGTTAAGGGAGCCTATTGGGATCGAGAAACGATTCGTTCCTATCAGCAGGGTTGGTCTTTGCCAGTATTTTCAGATAAAGTTTCCACCGATGCCAATTACGAGCGCTTGATTCAGATTCTGCTCGAAAATTATCAATATCTCTATGCGGCGATCGGTAGCCACAACGCGAGATCTTTAGCTAAGGCGATCGCCATTGTCCAAAACATGAATATCCCCAGTCGCGCCTTTGAAACTCA containing:
- a CDS encoding glycosyltransferase family 4 protein, with protein sequence MLHPTAIPYLVAFAVSAIVVWLSTPIIRHFGLKAGLVDKPNHRKMHTTPVVRVGGVAIFLGSVTALLLVWVGGYFGILPQTREYEVWGVTIGGAAFFLIGFADDLFNLPPLPRLIAQLAVSAAAWRVGVRIDFISVPFLGIIKFGWLSLPITMVWLSGMANAINWLDGLDGLAAGVTTIAAAVILITSLFMNQPAAALIAAALAGGCLGFLRYNFKPKSSAEIFMGDGGAYFLGFTLAGVSVIGLVKAVATVALIMPYMILAVPIVDATAVILQRIGRGESPMAAGKQHLHHRLVQAGVSKRLTVLFIYALTLWVGSIAMAISGMPAGGTYAAISTLLMVYACWKVWQRIKAKEERSQKEQASQVSDR
- a CDS encoding IS4 family transposase — encoded protein: MKEINLFREKLHEHLQWNGARLAFVSMFLIALMRVKTVNLTEIATGFSGKAKVESHYKRLQRFFREFEVDYESIALMVVKVMKIPEPWVISIDRTDWKFGKMVFNVLTLGVVHHGIAFPLVWMMLDKKGNSNTRERCELCNRFLEIFGDGKIDFLTADREFVGEEWFDYLLCDPSTRFRIRIRKNTLLDDGQKQLRADVCFQDLQVGQSKVLSKPRLVWQHWLYIAAMRLDDGDLLIVATAHDHNRAIADYAKRWAIETLFGCFKSRGFCLEATHIQHPERLSKLIALLTLALCWAFSSGLWLAQINPLKPKKHGRLPKSIFRLGFDFLRHFIFDLHLNSQAFFNSIKFLSCT